The following proteins are encoded in a genomic region of Micrococcaceae bacterium Sec5.8:
- a CDS encoding Nif3-like dinuclear metal center hexameric protein has product MVLLAVGELWPESLAEDWDEVGLVAGHPGAAVDKILLAVDPTLEVIEEAIEFGAGLLITHHPLLLKGVTSVAATSAKGRAVHRLIESGTALLTVHTNGDSAVGGVSDVLADALGLQNVAPLSPAANGLPEEGIGRVGDLGEAVTLGDFAARVFGILPAVAGGVRVSGDRNGLVRRVAVCGGAGDSLFGEVRSSHADVYLTADLRHHPASEAREAAVNDRPYLIDVSHFASEWLWLPAAATALANVLGDHGHSVQIRVSTTNSDPWDFILTPG; this is encoded by the coding sequence ATGGTCCTGCTGGCCGTCGGGGAGCTGTGGCCGGAATCACTGGCCGAAGACTGGGACGAGGTGGGCCTCGTCGCGGGGCACCCCGGCGCCGCGGTGGACAAGATCCTCCTTGCGGTCGATCCCACGCTGGAGGTGATCGAGGAGGCGATCGAGTTCGGCGCGGGGCTGCTCATCACCCACCATCCGTTGCTGCTCAAAGGTGTCACCTCTGTCGCGGCGACCAGCGCCAAGGGCCGGGCGGTGCACCGCCTTATCGAGTCAGGGACCGCCCTGTTAACAGTTCACACAAATGGTGATTCCGCCGTCGGCGGCGTCTCGGATGTCCTGGCCGATGCGTTGGGCCTGCAGAACGTGGCCCCGCTTTCCCCGGCCGCGAACGGTCTGCCGGAAGAAGGAATCGGGCGCGTTGGGGACCTCGGGGAAGCGGTGACATTGGGTGACTTCGCCGCCCGCGTGTTCGGTATCCTGCCGGCGGTGGCCGGGGGAGTGCGGGTGTCCGGCGACCGGAACGGGCTGGTCCGCCGTGTGGCGGTCTGCGGCGGGGCGGGCGACTCCCTGTTCGGCGAGGTACGGTCCAGCCACGCCGACGTCTACCTAACAGCCGATCTGCGGCACCATCCGGCCTCGGAAGCCCGTGAGGCGGCCGTCAACGACCGGCCCTACCTGATTGACGTCTCGCACTTCGCCAGCGAGTGGCTGTGGCTGCCCGCCGCCGCCACGGCACTGGCCAACGTGCTGGGCGACCACGGCCACAGTGTCCAGATCCGGGTCAGCACCACCAACAGCGACCCGTGGGACTTCATTCTGACTCCGGGCTAA
- the msrA gene encoding peptide-methionine (S)-S-oxide reductase MsrA, translated as MRTFVLGGGCFWCLDAVYQKTKGVSAVVSGYTGGHDRDPDYYAVCSGTTGHAEVVAVTFDEETVPAEVILDMFFALHDPTTLNRQGYDVGTQYRSSMFYETTEEKILFEEAIERNQDLWAHPIVTEVSRLPVFHRAEEIHQDYYGKFPEQGYCQVIINPKLAKARKYYSAWLNA; from the coding sequence ATGAGAACTTTTGTCCTCGGCGGAGGCTGCTTCTGGTGCCTCGACGCCGTCTACCAGAAAACCAAGGGCGTCAGCGCCGTCGTTTCGGGTTATACCGGCGGCCATGACCGCGACCCCGACTACTACGCCGTCTGCTCCGGAACCACCGGCCATGCTGAGGTGGTGGCGGTGACGTTCGACGAGGAGACCGTTCCGGCCGAGGTCATCCTGGACATGTTCTTCGCCCTCCACGACCCCACCACGCTGAACCGCCAGGGATACGACGTCGGAACCCAGTACCGCTCCTCGATGTTCTACGAAACCACCGAGGAGAAGATCCTCTTCGAAGAGGCCATCGAGCGGAACCAGGATCTGTGGGCGCACCCGATCGTCACGGAGGTCAGCAGGCTGCCGGTGTTCCACCGGGCGGAGGAAATCCACCAGGATTATTACGGCAAGTTCCCCGAGCAGGGCTACTGCCAGGTGATCATCAACCCGAAGCTGGCAAAGGCCAGGAAATATTACTCTGCGTGGCTTAATGCTTAG
- the cysK gene encoding cysteine synthase A yields MARIYDDVTQLVGGTPLVRLNRLTEGLDATVAVKLEFYNPANSVKDRIGVAIVDAAEKSGALKPGGTIVEGTSGNTGIALAMVGAARGYKVILTMPETMSTERRVMLRAYGAEIVLTPGSEGMRGAVEKAQEIVATTDNSIWAQQFANEANPEIHRQTTAEEVWSDTDGKVDIFVAGVGTGGTVTGVGQVLKERKPDVQIIAVEPKDSAILNGGAPGPHKIQGLGANFVPEILDTNVYDEVIDATLEDSVRVARELGAKEGILGGISSGAIVWAALELAKRPENAGKLIVAIVCDFGERYISTVLYDDIRG; encoded by the coding sequence ATGGCACGGATCTATGACGATGTTACCCAGCTGGTCGGCGGCACTCCGCTGGTCCGGCTCAACCGGCTGACCGAAGGCCTGGACGCCACAGTGGCGGTCAAGCTGGAGTTCTACAACCCGGCCAACAGCGTCAAGGACCGCATCGGTGTTGCGATTGTCGACGCCGCGGAAAAGTCCGGGGCGCTGAAGCCCGGCGGCACCATCGTGGAAGGCACGTCCGGGAACACCGGCATTGCGCTGGCCATGGTCGGGGCCGCCCGCGGCTATAAGGTCATCCTGACCATGCCGGAAACCATGTCCACCGAACGCCGCGTCATGCTTCGCGCGTACGGCGCGGAGATTGTGCTCACCCCGGGTTCTGAAGGCATGCGCGGCGCCGTGGAGAAGGCACAAGAGATTGTCGCCACCACGGACAACTCCATCTGGGCGCAGCAGTTCGCCAACGAGGCAAACCCGGAAATCCACCGCCAGACCACCGCTGAGGAAGTCTGGTCCGACACCGACGGCAAGGTTGACATTTTCGTTGCCGGCGTCGGCACCGGCGGAACCGTCACCGGCGTCGGACAGGTCCTCAAGGAACGCAAGCCCGACGTTCAGATCATCGCCGTCGAGCCCAAGGATTCGGCCATCCTGAACGGCGGCGCCCCGGGCCCGCACAAAATCCAGGGCCTCGGCGCCAACTTCGTGCCGGAAATCCTGGACACCAACGTCTACGACGAGGTCATCGACGCCACACTGGAGGACTCGGTCCGCGTGGCCCGCGAACTCGGCGCGAAGGAAGGCATCCTTGGCGGGATTTCTTCCGGGGCGATCGTCTGGGCCGCCCTCGAGCTCGCCAAGCGCCCGGAGAACGCCGGTAAGCTGATTGTCGCTATCGTCTGCGACTTCGGTGAGCGGTACATTTCCACCGTGCTGTACGACGACATTCGCGGCTGA
- the epsC gene encoding serine O-acetyltransferase EpsC: MSFFARLKEDLDAARSHDPAARGSFENFFAYSGLHAIWAHRLTHRLWQNPTLRFPARLISQLARFGTGIEIHPGATIGRRFFIDHGMGVVIGETAEIGEDVMIYHGVTLGGRSLAKIKRHPTLEDRVVIGAGAKILGPITIGRDSAVGANAVVVKDAPPESILTGVPATWRHRDAQRETKPAVDPAEYEIEYRI, from the coding sequence GTGAGCTTTTTCGCAAGACTGAAGGAAGACCTCGACGCCGCCCGGTCCCACGACCCGGCGGCCCGGGGTTCTTTTGAGAACTTCTTTGCCTACTCCGGCCTGCACGCGATCTGGGCGCACCGCCTGACGCACCGGTTGTGGCAAAACCCGACGCTGCGTTTCCCGGCACGGTTGATATCACAGCTGGCCAGGTTCGGCACCGGGATCGAGATTCACCCCGGCGCCACGATCGGACGGCGCTTCTTCATTGACCACGGCATGGGTGTGGTCATCGGCGAAACCGCCGAGATCGGTGAGGACGTCATGATTTATCACGGCGTAACTCTTGGCGGCCGTTCCCTCGCTAAAATCAAGCGCCACCCCACGCTCGAAGACCGGGTGGTGATCGGCGCCGGAGCCAAGATCCTGGGCCCCATCACCATCGGGCGGGACAGTGCCGTGGGCGCCAACGCCGTGGTGGTTAAGGACGCCCCGCCGGAATCCATTCTCACGGGAGTTCCGGCCACGTGGCGGCACCGGGACGCGCAGCGGGAGACCAAGCCCGCCGTCGATCCCGCCGAGTACGAGATCGAATACCGGATCTGA
- a CDS encoding oxidoreductase: MTQPVALVTGASTGIGYEAAWKLAARGFIVYAGARRVEKMEPLKAHGVNIVALDVTDEDSMSAAVGQVIAAHGRVDVLVNNAGYGSYGSLEEVELAEGRRQFDVNVFGLARMTQLVLPGMRAAGRGRIINVSSIGGKMYEPLGGWYHATKFAVEGLSDSLRIELKPHGIGVSIIEPSGTESEWGTISGDSLLATSGRGPYMDQAKVVAAALASTVGSSMSTPPAVIADAIVHAATSPKPKTRYPVGKGARAILLLRRLLPDRAFDVVIWNIYKRFPA; the protein is encoded by the coding sequence ATGACCCAGCCCGTAGCCCTAGTTACCGGTGCCTCCACCGGAATCGGATATGAAGCCGCCTGGAAGCTGGCGGCCCGCGGGTTTATCGTCTATGCCGGGGCGCGCCGGGTGGAGAAGATGGAACCGCTCAAGGCCCACGGCGTGAACATTGTGGCGCTCGACGTGACCGACGAGGATTCGATGAGTGCCGCCGTCGGGCAGGTGATTGCCGCCCACGGGCGGGTTGATGTCCTGGTGAACAATGCCGGTTACGGCTCCTACGGCTCGCTTGAGGAGGTGGAGCTCGCCGAGGGGCGGCGGCAGTTCGACGTCAACGTGTTCGGGCTGGCGCGGATGACCCAGCTGGTGCTCCCGGGGATGCGCGCCGCCGGGCGGGGAAGGATCATCAATGTGTCCTCGATCGGCGGAAAGATGTATGAGCCGCTGGGAGGCTGGTACCACGCCACCAAGTTCGCCGTTGAGGGGCTGAGTGATTCGTTGCGGATTGAGCTGAAGCCGCACGGCATTGGCGTGTCCATCATCGAGCCCTCGGGAACCGAATCGGAGTGGGGAACCATCTCCGGGGACAGCCTCCTGGCTACCTCCGGCCGGGGCCCCTATATGGACCAGGCCAAAGTGGTGGCGGCGGCGCTGGCTTCCACGGTCGGGTCCAGCATGTCCACACCGCCGGCGGTGATCGCCGATGCGATCGTCCACGCTGCGACGTCGCCGAAGCCGAAAACCCGCTATCCGGTCGGCAAGGGCGCGCGGGCCATCCTGCTGCTGCGCCGCCTCCTGCCGGACCGGGCATTCGACGTCGTGATCTGGAACATTTACAAGCGTTTCCCCGCATAG
- the gndA gene encoding NADP-dependent phosphogluconate dehydrogenase, which translates to MSAHIGVTGLAVMGANLARNLARNGFTVALHNRSVEKTDALLAKHGQDGDFIRTETLQELVDSLEKPRRVLIMVKAGKPVDSVIEQLEPLLEPGDIIIDAGNSHYEDTRRREAALAQKDLHFVGIGVSGGEEGALNGPSIMPGGSKESYTALGPLLEKISAHVDGKPCCAWIGTDGAGHFVKMVHNGIEYADMQVIGEAFDLLRSGAGLEPAEQSKIFAEWNKGELASFLIEISAEVLGHVDAKTGKPFVDVVVDAAGQKGTGRWTVISALELGSPTSGIAESVFARALSSQTEQRKLAQELLAGGEADVEVPDSFVEDVRQALYASKLVSYAQGLDMLTSAAKEYGWDLKLDEIASLWRGGCIIRAELLKEITKAYAAEEKPANLLFAPAFTQAIAEVLPAWRRVVSTAVQLGIPVPVFSSSLAYYDGLRRKRLPAAVIQGQRDLFGAHTYGRVDAEGTFHTLWGEDKTEIEAVDTH; encoded by the coding sequence ATGTCAGCACACATCGGTGTCACCGGCCTTGCGGTGATGGGGGCCAACCTCGCCCGCAACCTGGCCCGGAACGGGTTCACCGTTGCCCTCCACAACCGGTCCGTCGAGAAGACCGACGCACTGCTGGCCAAGCACGGCCAGGACGGCGACTTCATCCGTACCGAGACCCTGCAGGAGCTCGTCGACTCGCTGGAGAAGCCCCGCCGCGTCCTCATCATGGTCAAGGCCGGGAAACCGGTGGACTCCGTGATCGAACAGCTCGAGCCGCTCCTTGAGCCGGGCGACATCATCATTGACGCCGGCAACTCCCACTATGAGGACACCCGCCGCCGCGAGGCAGCCCTTGCCCAGAAGGACCTGCACTTCGTCGGGATCGGCGTCTCCGGCGGCGAGGAGGGTGCCCTCAACGGCCCCTCGATCATGCCTGGTGGCTCGAAGGAGTCCTACACGGCCCTTGGCCCGCTGCTGGAAAAGATCTCCGCCCACGTCGACGGCAAACCGTGCTGCGCCTGGATCGGCACCGACGGCGCAGGCCACTTCGTCAAAATGGTCCACAACGGCATCGAATACGCCGACATGCAGGTCATCGGTGAGGCGTTCGACCTGCTGCGCTCCGGCGCTGGCCTCGAACCCGCCGAGCAGTCCAAGATCTTCGCCGAATGGAACAAGGGCGAGCTCGCCTCCTTCCTGATCGAAATCTCCGCCGAGGTCCTGGGCCACGTGGACGCCAAGACCGGCAAGCCGTTCGTCGATGTCGTCGTGGACGCGGCCGGCCAGAAGGGCACCGGCCGCTGGACGGTCATCTCCGCGCTTGAACTGGGGTCCCCGACGTCGGGGATCGCCGAATCGGTCTTCGCCCGGGCGCTGTCCTCCCAGACAGAACAGCGCAAGCTGGCCCAGGAGCTGCTCGCCGGCGGCGAGGCCGACGTCGAGGTCCCGGACAGTTTCGTCGAGGACGTCCGGCAGGCGCTCTACGCGTCCAAGCTGGTTTCCTACGCCCAGGGACTGGACATGCTCACCTCCGCGGCCAAGGAATACGGCTGGGACTTGAAGCTGGACGAGATTGCTTCCCTGTGGCGCGGGGGCTGCATCATCCGTGCCGAACTGCTCAAGGAAATCACCAAGGCCTACGCAGCCGAGGAAAAACCGGCCAACCTGCTGTTCGCACCGGCGTTCACCCAGGCGATTGCTGAGGTCCTTCCGGCTTGGCGCAGGGTGGTCTCCACCGCCGTGCAGCTCGGTATCCCGGTGCCGGTGTTCTCGTCCTCGCTGGCTTACTACGACGGCCTGCGCCGCAAGCGCCTCCCGGCCGCGGTGATCCAGGGCCAGCGTGACCTCTTTGGCGCGCACACCTACGGCCGCGTCGATGCCGAGGGCACCTTCCACACCCTTTGGGGCGAGGACAAGACTGAAATCGAAGCAGTAGACACCCACTAG
- a CDS encoding FCD domain-containing protein — translation MSTSLHHRAIEHLGTRIVGGELPAGHIMLAEHLEGELKVSRSVVREAVRVLQSLGLVETTKRVGIRVLPANRWNPFDPQVIRWRLAGEGRGAQLRSLAELRTAVEPVAAELAAANAPAELRRELVEVSHAMRDAGRAGDVPRFLELDIHFHSLLLTGSGNEMFANMVGQVAETLTGRTVHGLMPDHPRDTALQWHVDVAEAIAAGNPAAAREASDRIMRETISEMEPGWKNQPRMFVPLKRP, via the coding sequence ATGTCAACCAGCCTCCACCACCGCGCGATTGAGCACCTCGGCACCCGGATTGTCGGGGGTGAGCTTCCGGCCGGCCACATCATGCTGGCCGAGCACCTCGAGGGTGAACTCAAGGTGTCCCGGTCGGTGGTCCGAGAGGCGGTCCGCGTCCTTCAGTCGCTGGGCCTTGTCGAAACCACCAAACGCGTGGGGATCCGGGTGCTGCCGGCCAACCGCTGGAACCCCTTCGACCCGCAAGTTATTCGGTGGCGCCTCGCCGGCGAGGGCCGCGGAGCGCAGCTGCGCTCCCTCGCAGAGCTGCGCACCGCCGTCGAACCCGTGGCCGCCGAGCTTGCCGCTGCCAACGCCCCGGCGGAGCTCCGCCGGGAACTCGTGGAAGTTTCGCACGCCATGCGCGACGCCGGCCGCGCGGGGGACGTGCCCCGGTTCCTGGAGCTCGATATTCACTTCCATTCCCTGCTGTTGACGGGCTCCGGAAACGAGATGTTTGCGAACATGGTGGGCCAGGTGGCGGAGACCTTGACCGGACGCACGGTGCACGGCTTGATGCCGGACCACCCCCGCGACACGGCGCTGCAGTGGCATGTGGACGTTGCCGAAGCCATTGCCGCCGGGAACCCGGCGGCAGCCCGTGAGGCTTCTGACCGGATCATGCGCGAGACCATTTCGGAGATGGAACCCGGGTGGAAGAACCAGCCCCGGATGTTCGTACCCCTGAAGCGGCCGTAG
- a CDS encoding D-2-hydroxyacid dehydrogenase, with translation MTEVETVVAIAVPLEAEHVERIRAVDASVTVLYEPELLPPERYPADHLGDPAFRRTPEQEERYWQLLNRAQVLYGFPNDSPEGLARIAASNPHLQWIQAMAAGAGGAVKASGLDKESLRKLRITTSAGVHALPLAEFSALGILNGFKRTADLARDQADKFWPEVRTPTRLVSGSHLVITGLGEIGLETARIARALGMSVSGTKRTVEALDGIAEVTDNEGLAGLLPAADAVVNTLPGTASTGRLFDRKIFSAMKPGTVFINVGRGSVVDEDALLEALDSGQVSYACLDVFAVEPLPADSPLWSHPNVLVSPHSSALSAAENGLITDRFCTNLRIFLDGGDLPHLVDPVHFY, from the coding sequence ATGACCGAAGTTGAGACCGTCGTTGCCATCGCCGTTCCCCTGGAAGCAGAACATGTGGAACGGATCCGTGCCGTCGACGCGTCCGTGACCGTGCTGTATGAGCCCGAACTGCTCCCGCCCGAGCGATACCCGGCCGACCATCTTGGGGATCCTGCCTTCCGGCGCACCCCGGAGCAGGAGGAACGGTACTGGCAGCTGTTGAACCGGGCGCAGGTGCTGTATGGCTTCCCCAACGACAGCCCGGAGGGCCTGGCCCGGATTGCTGCCAGCAACCCTCATCTGCAATGGATCCAGGCCATGGCGGCCGGTGCCGGCGGCGCGGTCAAGGCTTCGGGGCTGGACAAGGAGTCCCTCAGGAAACTGAGAATCACCACCTCGGCGGGCGTGCACGCGCTGCCCTTGGCGGAATTCTCCGCGCTGGGTATCCTCAACGGCTTCAAACGCACCGCGGACCTCGCCCGGGACCAGGCTGATAAATTCTGGCCGGAGGTGCGCACCCCCACCCGGCTGGTCAGTGGCTCACATCTTGTCATCACCGGCCTCGGTGAGATCGGGCTGGAGACGGCCCGGATCGCGCGTGCTCTGGGCATGAGCGTGAGCGGCACCAAACGCACCGTGGAGGCGCTCGACGGAATCGCGGAGGTAACTGACAACGAGGGCCTTGCCGGGCTGCTGCCGGCCGCCGACGCCGTCGTCAACACGCTGCCGGGTACTGCCAGCACCGGGAGGCTGTTCGACCGGAAGATTTTCAGTGCCATGAAGCCGGGCACCGTGTTCATCAACGTGGGCCGCGGCAGCGTGGTGGATGAAGACGCCCTGCTGGAAGCACTCGACTCCGGCCAGGTCTCGTACGCGTGCCTGGACGTGTTCGCGGTGGAACCGCTTCCGGCGGACAGCCCGCTGTGGAGCCACCCCAACGTGCTGGTCTCCCCACACAGCTCTGCTCTCAGCGCTGCAGAAAACGGGCTCATTACGGACCGCTTCTGCACCAATCTGCGGATCTTCCTCGACGGCGGCGACCTCCCCCACCTGGTGGATCCCGTCCACTTTTACTAG
- a CDS encoding DUF222 domain-containing protein, translating into METTEDFLPFRETVETAGQQTGLDLDHVLTLLQSMSSTAAGDAALLGFAGAADLARLVEDISRVVEYFQVIAAGAVDRARKETAAGGSAVTSWATGWSAEEAARGPAAQPADDGYRNSTEFLRASLRVSAAEVRRRLCLGASILPQAGITGQPVPPRHGELGAAVAAGSIASHSASLVTSALDRVRHRCTAEAVQRMEHALTRTAIEHDSDFLIRVARRWADALDQDGAEPAEEVLRQVQGAFVRRPRFGLQHVEIFATAEQFEQLLTVMNTATNPRTQSGPLGGTGQEAAEYGLDRRSRPQKHLDGLVGACSVALASGTLPSAGGLRPQVMVTIAYRDLLDELEGRTASTGGSFLFTGPVTASTVRKIACDADIIPVVLGGKSRILDVGRASRVFPPHVRKAITARDLGCAFPGCTIPASWCEAHHITYWSRGGTSGTENGTLLCSHHHHLVHKEKWTIQVSAGIPWFIPPPHVDPRREPRRNHYFRHSAYSVVG; encoded by the coding sequence ATGGAGACCACCGAGGATTTCCTTCCCTTCCGGGAAACTGTCGAGACCGCCGGCCAGCAGACCGGGCTGGACCTGGACCATGTTCTGACGCTCCTTCAGTCGATGAGTTCGACGGCGGCGGGAGACGCCGCGTTGCTGGGGTTCGCCGGGGCTGCCGACTTGGCACGCCTCGTTGAGGACATCTCCCGGGTGGTGGAATACTTTCAGGTCATCGCGGCAGGCGCTGTGGACCGCGCCCGAAAGGAAACAGCTGCGGGGGGTTCGGCGGTGACCTCGTGGGCCACTGGCTGGTCTGCAGAAGAAGCCGCCCGCGGCCCGGCGGCGCAACCGGCGGACGATGGCTACCGCAATTCCACCGAGTTCCTGCGGGCCAGCTTGAGAGTCAGCGCCGCGGAAGTCCGACGCCGATTGTGCCTGGGCGCGAGCATCCTGCCGCAGGCCGGCATCACCGGGCAGCCGGTGCCGCCCCGTCATGGGGAACTGGGCGCGGCAGTGGCGGCCGGCTCCATCGCCTCGCATTCGGCAAGTCTCGTCACCAGCGCATTGGATCGGGTCAGGCACCGGTGCACCGCTGAAGCCGTCCAGCGCATGGAACACGCCCTGACCCGGACGGCGATCGAGCATGACTCCGACTTTCTCATTCGGGTAGCCCGTCGGTGGGCTGACGCCCTGGATCAGGACGGCGCGGAGCCTGCCGAGGAAGTGTTGCGGCAGGTTCAGGGAGCCTTCGTGCGCCGGCCGCGTTTTGGGCTGCAGCATGTCGAAATCTTCGCCACCGCAGAGCAGTTCGAGCAGTTGCTGACGGTCATGAACACCGCCACGAATCCGCGCACCCAGTCCGGCCCGCTCGGCGGAACCGGCCAGGAAGCGGCAGAGTACGGCCTGGACCGCCGATCCCGGCCGCAAAAGCATCTCGACGGCCTCGTGGGCGCCTGTTCAGTGGCCCTGGCGTCCGGAACTCTGCCTTCCGCAGGTGGGCTCCGGCCGCAGGTGATGGTCACCATCGCCTACCGGGACCTGCTCGACGAACTGGAAGGCCGCACTGCCAGTACCGGGGGAAGCTTCCTGTTCACCGGGCCGGTCACCGCATCGACCGTTCGGAAGATCGCCTGCGACGCCGACATCATCCCGGTGGTGCTGGGGGGAAAAAGCAGGATATTGGACGTCGGCAGGGCCTCGAGGGTCTTTCCGCCCCACGTTCGCAAAGCCATCACCGCACGGGACCTGGGCTGCGCCTTTCCGGGTTGCACCATTCCGGCGTCATGGTGCGAAGCCCACCACATTACCTATTGGTCGCGGGGCGGGACATCAGGCACAGAAAATGGCACCCTTCTCTGTTCACATCACCACCACCTGGTGCACAAGGAAAAATGGACCATCCAGGTCAGCGCCGGCATCCCATGGTTCATTCCGCCGCCCCACGTGGATCCCCGCCGTGAACCACGGCGTAACCACTATTTCCGGCATTCCGCTTACTCGGTGGTCGGCTGA
- a CDS encoding MarR family transcriptional regulator: MGRETPRTTHALAGFPYAAVRFVRALERNREKIATDYGLSPSELRALFWIAEQASVTPKQLAEHMELTTGAITAISTRLVNLGWLERLAHPNDRRSLCLELTDSGHSVVADIHTQFNTMIALSTTGLSKKELAAFEAALLTVADEVSRRTGM; the protein is encoded by the coding sequence ATGGGACGGGAAACACCGCGCACGACGCACGCCCTCGCGGGCTTTCCCTATGCAGCCGTCAGATTCGTCCGAGCACTGGAACGCAACCGCGAGAAAATCGCCACCGACTACGGCCTGTCGCCCAGTGAACTGCGGGCTCTGTTCTGGATTGCCGAGCAGGCCAGCGTGACACCGAAGCAACTTGCGGAACACATGGAACTGACGACCGGCGCCATTACGGCGATCTCAACCCGGCTGGTAAATCTGGGGTGGCTTGAACGGCTTGCTCATCCCAACGACCGCCGGAGCTTGTGCCTGGAGCTGACCGATAGCGGACACTCGGTGGTGGCGGACATTCACACCCAGTTCAATACCATGATCGCTTTATCCACCACGGGCCTCTCCAAGAAGGAACTGGCAGCGTTCGAAGCGGCCCTCCTGACCGTCGCAGACGAGGTATCGCGGCGCACAGGGATGTAG